The DNA window CAAGGGTGTTCAAGGAACTGCTGGGATGATTAAAGCCTTTGATTAAGATGATTTTAAGATATCTCCCCTTAGAGGAACTGTGGGACCATCCTACTGGGAGTCAACCCAAGGACAGCCCCAACAGAGAAAGGGATTACTTCAGCTCATCCTGGGATTTCTCAGGAGATGGAGATGTGGTAGACTGGTACTGTCAATAGATTTCTATTCTTTTAACAGACCAGCATAAAAGGAAAATATAAGGGAATTTTTGTCACATGcatctgtctgtatctgatgtAGTCTACTTTAGTctaatttacacacacacacacacacacacacacacacacacacacacacacacgtacgtcACTGTTCACTAGCTCTATAACATCTTCATAGTAGTTCCATTAtgtaataaagaaaaatctaaattaaaaaaactgagattttcctaCTTAATTTACTGTGAGATTTTaggtttttcaattttatttatccaattatttatttagtgaTGGGGGAATACTCCAACCATTTTCAGCTATCAAAAATACACATGGGTTACAAcacattactttatttatttatttttttgcctgtcccgtttggctcttttgccatcagaattattgtctaaaggcaaagaaagatgcccaacggatttactttaccaaactgaccatcccagccttgccataatggtccatttaattcaccttttattgtttattttattttcacttactgaatacgggatagacttgactgggggaaagaaggggagaaagaaagagggaaagagaaacagctgagaagagggacgggggagaagggcaaaagacaaaaaccaacagaacgggcagaaaaaaaaatgcatatatcaatcacctgggtcacctgctgagaaagaaaaaagaaaacaagcagaagagaacaagagtaatagaataaacaacatcacaatgatatatgggaatatgacagtaaatactaaatattaaacattattgtgcagcacataagatcaacagaaccagggggagttgcagtgacgcgcccgtgagctccgccggcagccagccgcgcctgagtgaccgagccccaggccgagaggccgggggcaccccacctccgaagtggcccaaGCGAGCctcaggctccaggccccgataagcagccgccaaggagtgagccggtgtgtacctggacgcccatccccagacacaaagaaccaccaacgcaccgatgtctgagggagtccgccactggcaggggaagtggtggtggggggagataggcctccaaaccttggagggcctcagatgtccccagagaggtggcgcctgacacccaacctgacatatagacacagacatacaggcacacacagatacaaacatccattcccaccctcatgctctcatatgcacttactccacactcaaccaacgtggagacaaacatgaagagacgctgtacacacgatcacactccccaagcgtactttacgaaccgggtctaggtacccttgcccctggaggggggaactgcacccagacccaggtggtgttacccttttccctgcggtggggagaggcagaccgccccgactccgcagcagcagggaggccccacactccagaccgcagtcggacggccaactcctcctcctagcccccccgctccagcaggtcggagagaatgggggtgagagaagactccaaacctccctccacccgctcattgtagtgttgatgcatgtgtgttctaaggtgcatttaaaacccaggaggacATGGAGCtgcctgccagagagcagcaggtaagcgcatggtccctcctgctggccctcaatgtctacgtgtatttaaaattgagaggtgggcaacgacgccaggggtgaggtgtacaccctgatggtactttggattccgtgtatcgtgcccacccccaagatcctatatgtatgtgtaatgagagagtgagtaatgtgaatgtctaagttgtgggactGCAAGTTCTTCAAGATACGATGGTTCCTGATTATTCAGAACTTCGTGTGAAGGAGAATTTCAAATTAAGTTCTAGATTTGAATATGATCCCCTTTCTAGTACCTGTTAGCAGAACTACAGAATGTTACTGTGTGTTTTACAGGACGATGCCGAGGGTCTGTACTGTCAGGAGCAGATCAACAGGTAAGACTGGAAACACACGAATATGAATTTGAATTAAACACAGTGCACTATGCTAACCTCCACTATGATAACTGGGCCTGCAGGTCAATCTACTGGGCAGATGGATATGTGCTGGTTTTCTCCATCACAGACCACAACAGCTACAGAACCATCCAGCCACTGTACCAGCATGTCAGACGTATACACCCCTCTGGAAACATACCGGTTATACTGGTTAGTTATGCGATCATTAGAAACAAcctggaaaaaacaacaacctagTGATAttctttcagttattttatttaaaatgtctctgTTTCTGTTCATTCAATCTTTAGTGCAAGACAGACCAGACAATACCAGACACCTACTAACCCCAATCCTATAATCTAATCTGTTGTGTCATCTGTAATCTGCTGCAGGTTGGCAACAAAAGTGACCTGCTCCGAGCCCGACAAGTGCCTGCAGATGAAGGCGAGACGTTAGCAGCTTCATTAGGTGGGAGTTTCTTCTACTTCTGTACCACCAAACCTTTGCCCACTAATCAAAAGAGATATTTCTTCAAAAAAGAAGCCTGACTACTCCAGTTTGTGGGCattaatgtgtttaaaaatgtcctCTACTAGCAATAAAATATATCACAAGGCTAAATGTTTAACACATAATATGTCCTACCACTAaatagtaaatggactggttcctTTTACTCTACCAGAACACTTCATACAACATGCTTTATTCACCCATCCATACAAATGCTTTTTCTATGCGCAAGTGCATCAGAGAGCAGCCTGGGTTTAATATCTTGCCCAATGAtattttggcatgcagactggagcagccggaatcaaaccaccaaccttctgattagtaaaTGTCCGGCTCTACCTCTGGAGCTACAGCCACCATCACTTTGCGAGAACATTGCATTCCActatctacagggtgggccatttatatggatacgccgtaataacatgggaatggttggtgatattaaagtcctgtttgtggcacattagtatgtgtgagggggcaaactcctcaagatgggtggtgaccatggtggccatttagaagtcggccatcttggatacaacttttgttttttcaataggaagagggccatgtgacacatcaaacttattggtaatgtcacaagaaaaacaatgatgtgcttggtttcaacgtaactttattctttcatgagttatttacaagtttctctttgttcacagccattgacatgtcgaagaggttaacacgtgaggagcggatcgaaattgtgttgatatctggtgaacgcagtaaccgggtcattgcagcagatttcaatgcaagacaccctacgagaccacccatctcccatgctacagttagcaaactgcttgctaatctgctgcaatgacccggttacagGACGAGGCAACAGAAAGTGGACTAATTAAACTATAAAAACAAGTAGCAGCTACAGCTGAAATATAACAACTAATGGCTCAAAATGCTGTcgaataaatgtaaataaaagctaaCAAACTAAGAAACAAACTCAGTGTTTAAGTTCAGAGTTTTTTatagttatttttagccaatctGTTCTTTACCTTGTTAAGTACAggttttgttttatgtaaatAATTTCATGGTCATAAAAATATGACCATGAATAACAATCTTGACCCCTTTATTGATTTAACTTCTCAGACCTGTAAGTGTTGCCCATCCTGTATATGCAGTATGTGATATATCTTAACTATATACTGCATGATATCTAATGAATTACATTTCTGTGCTAAAGATAAGAGTGGCCCTAATCTGAATGTTACTTCTGCTCACAGGAGGAGTTTACTTTGAGGTCTCAGCCAGAGAAAACCATGAAGGAGTCCATGCTGCCTTCCTACATCTCTGTCAAGAGGTGGGACTTTGTTTTTGCTGATATTTGTTAGTCCAAAATATTAGAATTTGACTTAGCTATCGGTGTATTCTGAGTCCAACCACCTATGTGGGACTTTCTGCTTTCTGTGAAAATGGATTTCATTTCCCCTTGATGCccataaatacagaaaacacagaaaaaccatGTGTTGGTCCAGAAAGGATCACAAAAAGCCCGTAATAGACTggtttgtatatttgttttttctagTGGAGTAATTTTTGCCCAAGTGGTTTGTTTCATTTTGGGTATGTTTAGACTTTCTGCTTCCTTTTGTGGCGCTGCAGAGAGTAGGTTCCCAAACGCTGGCTTGTTGAATCATTGTGTAAATCTGCGGTTCTCTGTAGCTTTTTGAGTCTTTCAGgtcattgttttggttttcagtTCCAGCTTTCATTAAGTTTAAAGTTTGgttttaatggtgtattttttggatgaggttttttttttcctaatacAGACAACGCTTGAGAGATTTCACATGACAAGGGAGGAAGTGGTAGTGGTGATATAAGTCACACTCACTTAATTTTGATGGAGTCTGGGAGAGTGGTTGTCAGATTGCAGGATATTAGATCTGTATGGGTGCTGCTAATTGTCACATGAGGAATGCATgaaaatatttcagtgttttgagcAGCAATAGTCCTTTGAAGGGAGTGAAAATAAGCAGTAAACACAATACTAACATTGTATCAAGCTTATATGGCCAACGTGCTGTTCCTCTACACTTACTGTGGAGGAACGTCATTAATTCAGCCAGGTAACTTCAGGCTTACCCCACCTGTTGCTGGAATATATCGTCGTGGTAACTGCAAATATAACCTTCTGACCAATCAGTTCTCCACAAAAGTGTCACTTTTCCTGAAAGTGTGCCGACAGAGTCTAAACCTTCTCTGTAGTGCCTAATATCTTTGTGTTTCCCTGATAAGCTTTAGTAATAAAGACTTTTAGACTTAactttattccttttttttgtttcctgttaacTGCAAACATATTTACaacaattttattattataagcCCTTAAATGTCatcttaaaacaggacaccTGTTTGAACTTCTGTCATATTTGAACATAGTCTACGCCTTTGTTTGAATCCAGTGGAATATAAACCAGATTTGATTTCAAACATTCATTCAAACTTAATTTTCTTCCAGTACTGACTTGAATTAGTTTAGCAGGCATCAGTTTTAAATTGCAGCAAAACTGACTTGTTCTCATATGTGATTACATTTTGACAAGTCTGTCTGTCTTCTGTCCCGCAGGTGATCCGGGCACTGGGAGGAGGGAATGgggagaagagaagaggaggactCCACCTGGCCAGACCCAAATCTCCCAACATGCAGGAGCTGAAGAGGAGGTTCAGGCAGGTCCTCTCCTCCAAAGTCAAATCAGCCACGACCATCTGAGTGCAGTACGGGCTGAAAAATGACAACCTGCAGCCGGGCACGTGGCGGAAATAAAAGCTAAAAcgccaaagggaaaaaaaaaatcacaagaagAGTTTTATGTTTGGAGATATGGAGCCATTACTGGCATGAAAAGacatgtgtggtgtgtgtgtggtgatcaAAGCTTCTCGAGAGCACAAGGAGTCCTGATCAGATGGATGAAACAAAGCCTTTCTGGCAGGCGAGCTCTTCTGGAAGGAACTTGTGGTCAACACGACCTCTTTCCAGACTCGAGTACAGCAAAGACGCTGCCCAAAGCTGAAATGACAGATACGGCCAAACAAACAGCTTGTGTTGTATCAGAAACTTTGCATGTTTGTCATGAAAGGCAGCAGAACTTTCTGACACGTTTATGTCTTATTTCTTTCCGGTTAAAAGCCAATGAATACATCGTGAACAAAGTGAATTAAATATACCAAAAACAGCGAAGACGTATCAGATTTATCCGGTTTGTTTTACATGACTCAACATCTCTTATTTCATCTCTCAACTGTGTTACatattcattgttttgttttgttttttacttactGGGGAATAAAATGTTACTCAAAAGACAtcgttttgtttctttttcctatCCTGGGGTCAATCCAGTTGAGAATGACGACATAgttcagtgtttcctgaaacCAAATATATGAAATATGAGTCTCCTTTCTCTCTGAGACATGGTGTTCTGaactaaaacaggaaatgacccAACGAGGCAGGCGTTCAAGGCTATAAGCTGAGACAAATGCTGGCATTTGATGACAGGAAGGAAGTCcttttgtaacaaaataaacTCCTGATATTTATGGAAGATCAATGCTGTcaataataaaacacacaagCATGTTTTGTATTCAAGCAATATCTGTTATTTAGTTAATTTACTTGAACTTGAAACTGTAATTGtccttttaaatttaaaatatacAAGAAATCTGGgtattttccattttattaacttaaaaaaaatggcgTAAATtagttcattttcattttagcATTAACTGAAAATGATCTTAAAACATGATATTTCAGAAAACATACACTTATTTCATAGGACAGGTGCACAGCAGAGGTTGTCCATCATCAGTAAATAAAGATTTATAAATCTCTTTTCCACGAGGGGGTAAATTTATAAAGGGCCCAACAATACATATGGATACCAAAAATAAAACCCGAGAGACTAAAGAATTCTGCATCATATGTAAGTTTATGTACTTTTGAAAAGTATGAATTTTAACGTCCCGTCCAGAGTttgaacaacacaaaaaaatgaaattagagATGGGTTCCTTATGAATTGCCAGT is part of the Maylandia zebra isolate NMK-2024a linkage group LG3, Mzebra_GT3a, whole genome shotgun sequence genome and encodes:
- the rasl11a gene encoding ras-like protein family member 11A-like, whose amino-acid sequence is MRLTGDPAPGTMNSSGSGNFLLVPIPEYPLLDCVPNKTVKIVVLGASNVGKTALIVRFLTKRFIGDYEANTGALYSRKVTLEGEEVSLQIQDTPCVALQDDAEGLYCQEQINRSIYWADGYVLVFSITDHNSYRTIQPLYQHVRRIHPSGNIPVILVGNKSDLLRARQVPADEGETLAASLGGVYFEVSARENHEGVHAAFLHLCQEVIRALGGGNGEKRRGGLHLARPKSPNMQELKRRFRQVLSSKVKSATTI